GTGGCTGCAAAAGGCTCTCGCGAAAGCTCCGGAAGATGCGCAAACCCATTTTCTTTTGGGGCAGGTGTATGCAGAAAAGGGCCAGTTGATGGAAATGGTGCAGGAATTCGAATTGAGCAAGAAGTACGACACCAAGAACAAATTGAAAAAAGAGAAAAAACAGATGGAGGACATGGTTCGCCATTTCTCCGGCAAGAACTATAACGAGGGTGTCGAAGCGTATAAACAGCAGAACTTCAGCCTGGCGGCGGTAAAGTTTTTGCTGTCAACGCAGCTCGATCCGAATTACACGGATGCGCATCGTAATCTTTCGGTGGCGTATCAATTGGTCGAGCAACAACTGAGGAAAGAAGAACCCTGCGCCGATTGTGTCGAGGGCGCAACCAAATGGGATGCACAAACGCTGCAATGCGTCGACAACAACACCGGCCAGCCCGCCAGCAAGCCGTGCTGCTGCAACAAGGAAGCGTTGCCGGATTTGAAAAACAGAATCATTGCAACCATGGAAACGGTGATCAAGTTGCAGCCGGATTCACTGGTGCACACGCTGGTCCTGGCGGACTACTATCATTCACACGAAAACTACGCCAACAGTTCGGCCCTGTTCGAGCAAGCGTTGCAAAAAAGCCCGGGCAACGGCAAGGTGCTGGCGCGCCTGGCGGACACCTACAACATCATGGGCAAGAAAGAAGAAGCGTTCAAGATGTATGATCAAGCTTTGATGGCGGACCCGGCCAACAAAGATCTGCTCTACAACTTTGGCCAGATGTACTTGAATGGCAATGACTATCCCAATGCGATCATCCAATTCAAAAAGCTGGTGGATTTGGATTCCGAAGATTTTGGCGCGAATTTCTATCTCGGCGTATCCCATTTGAAAATCGCGGAGAATGCGGACAAGCGCGCACGCGACCTGCAAGACGAAGCTTCCGAGAAAAAGAAGAAACCCAACACCGCTGCGATTGATTCGCTGAAAGCGGTCGAAAAGCAGCACTCCGGCGAGGCTGTGCCATTCCTGGAAAAAGCAACGCAAATGCAGGGCGGCGATCAGCCGGCAGTGTGGACCAACCTGGGCATTGCGTATACGCGTTCGGGCGACACCGACAAAGCCAAGGCCGCCTTTGACAAAGCCGAGGCGCT
This Cytophagia bacterium CHB2 DNA region includes the following protein-coding sequences:
- a CDS encoding tetratricopeptide repeat protein; the protein is MKKRWLLLGCWGVLLIAAPSVTFAQSMEKTSAKLYIQQKEWDKAIEWLQKALAKAPEDAQTHFLLGQVYAEKGQLMEMVQEFELSKKYDTKNKLKKEKKQMEDMVRHFSGKNYNEGVEAYKQQNFSLAAVKFLLSTQLDPNYTDAHRNLSVAYQLVEQQLRKEEPCADCVEGATKWDAQTLQCVDNNTGQPASKPCCCNKEALPDLKNRIIATMETVIKLQPDSLVHTLVLADYYHSHENYANSSALFEQALQKSPGNGKVLARLADTYNIMGKKEEAFKMYDQALMADPANKDLLYNFGQMYLNGNDYPNAIIQFKKLVDLDSEDFGANFYLGVSHLKIAENADKRARDLQDEASEKKKKPNTAAIDSLKAVEKQHSGEAVPFLEKATQMQGGDQPAVWTNLGIAYTRSGDTDKAKAAFDKAEALEKNNNN